CCTCCGCCTACAACCTGGAAAATGGCCAGATCGTTGAAACAAAGCTGGAAAGCAAAGATATCTATACAGAAAAGATCGATGACAGGCATACAGAGAAGAAATTTGCCATCCCTGCCATTAAAGATGGTACCATTATCGAGTATAGCTTTGTAAAAACATCTCCCTACTATACAAACCTCGAACCATGGACCTTCCAGCATGCCATTCCAACCCTGTGGAGTGAATACCAGGTATCCATCCCCGATATATTTGAATACGTTCAGATTAGCCAGGGATATGAGCCCTATGCGGAAAAAACCAAAAGCACTTCCCGAACCACCTATACATTCAGAAGTAATAAAAATTCCACCGGCGCTACAGAAACAGGCACCATGGATGCCAACATCAACAGCTGGCGATGGGCAGCAAAAGATCTCATGCCTATCAGGGATGAAAAGTTTATCACCACAACGGATAACTATGTCAATAAAATCGAGTTTCAGCTGAGTGGTTTTTATAACGGAACTTATAAAAAAGATTACCGTAATACCTGGCCAAAGCTGATGGAAGCCCTGAATAAAGATGAAAACTTTGGTGTGGCCATGGGTAAGAATAATAACTTCATGGATAATATCACCGATGATATCATTAAAGGCGCTACTACCGACGAAGAAAAAGCTAATAAAATCTTTAACTGGATCCGGTCAAATATTAAATGCACCGATAAAAGAAGATTGTATACTTCTCAGAAACTAAAAACAACCCTTACGGAGAAGTCTGGGGATGTATCTGATGTAAACCTGCTGCTGGTAGGGCTTTTAAGACGTGCAAAACTGGATGCATATCCGGTGATTTTAAGCACAAGAGAAAACGGTTATGTATATCCTTTTTATCCTATGCTGACAAACTTCAACTACATTATCGCAGTAGTGGATATTGACGGACAGAAAGTTAAACTCGATGCTACCCATCCAAAGCTGGGATTTGGCAAGTTATTGCCCGACTGCTATAACGGTGATGCACGTATCGTAGACGATATTGGCACCGCTTTCTCTATCTCCGCAGATTCACTGCATGAAATTGCCATTACCACCGTGTCTTTTAGTAAGTTCGAAAATGGTGCATTCTCAGGTGAATTCCAGCAACAGCCAACTTACCTCGGCTCCTACGGTATCCGTACACAAGTGGAGAAAACAAAGAAAGAAGGCTATTTTGAGAAGATCAGAAAAGCATATAATGGTGAAGTGGAAATCTCTGATACTGAACTGGACAACCTGGAAGATCTGGATAACCCGGTATTGGTAAAATACAACTTTAAGATAAAAAGCGATGAAGGTGCAGGCGACGATGTAATTTACCTCAACCCCATGCTGGGAGAAGGAACTAAGCATAACCTGTTTACCGCGGCAGAACGTAAATATCCGGTAGAAATGCCTGCAGTATTTGATGAAATCTATTCCATGAACCTGCAGATTCCTTCAGGATATGCGGTAGACGAGATGCCTAAACCTTCTATCGTTAGCTTCAATGAAAACGAAGGCCAGTTCCAATATCTTATTCAGCAGGTGGATGATCATATACAGCTGCGTTGCCGTATACGCTTTACTAAAGCAACCTTCACGCCGGAAGATTATGAACCGCTGCGCGGCTTCTTCGATATGATCGTGAAAAAACAGGCGGAACAAATTGTATTGAAAAAGAAAAAAGCATAACCTTGAAAAAAACATTGCTGTTTCTATTAATCGGTTGTGTGGCGAAAACCGCGTTGGCAGGTGATCCTGTCTACCCGATTACCACTATTAATGCTGACCTGAAGAAGAATGCACATAGTGTAGTACGACTTTCAGAAACAACCTACAGGTTTATCAGTCCGAAAGAAATTAGGAAAACCATTCACCTGGTGGTAACCATCCTTGACGCAGAAGGAGAGGGTGCAGCATCCATGGCACTGGCATATGACAAGTTAAATGAGCTGCGCAGCATGTCTGGCGTACGCTATAATTTACTTGGGTTGCAGGATCAACGGATGCGGCAAAGTGATATAAAAGACTATGCCGGCACCGGCGATGAATCACTCATCACTGATAACAGGTATAAGTACTATTCTTTTGGTAAAAGTTCTGTATTCCCATATACCGTGGAATGGGAGTTTGAATACAAGTATAACACAGCCTTTTACACGATGTCATGGTTTCCGCAGGGATCTCCCTCACAGGCTGTTGAAAAGGCTGTAGTGAATATCGTGACTTCTCCCGGAATGGAGTTAAAATATCAGCCACAGCAACTTAACCAGGCACCTGTAACCGCAGATGTGAAAGAAGGGAAAAGCTATACCTGGACATTAACCAATATGCCGGCCTTTCGTAAGGAAGCATATGCACTCCCGCTGCAGGAAAGGATATCGGGTCTGTATCTCGGTGCTAAGGAGTATGACTATGGCAGCTTTCATGGCAACAGAGACTCCTGGAAAGACCTGGGCAATTTCGTGTATGCCCTCAATGCAGGAAGGGATGAACTACCTGCAAATGTAAAAGCCAAAGTTCACGAAATAGCCGATCCGCTGCCCAATAAAGAAGAAAAAGTAAAAGCGTTATACAAGTACCTGCAGAAAAACTTTCGCTATATCAGCATTCAGTTAGGTATCGGCGGTTTCCAGACCATCGATGCCGCCACCACTGCTAAAACAGGTTATGGAGATTGTAAATCGCTCTCCAATATGATGCATGCCATGCTGAAAGAAGTTGGCATTCCTTCTCATTTGGTATTAGCTGATTTAGATGAAAATCCCGACAGATTACCGGTAGAATTTCCTGGTAATTACTTCAATCACATGATAGCCTGTGTGCCTAACGGGAAAGACACGATCTTCCTGGAATGTACCAGCCCACTCACCAGCCCGGGTTATATGGGTAGCTCTACCGGGAACAGACCTGTATTGCTCCTTGATTCGGCGAATAGTAAACTGGTGAATACACCTGCACTCAGCACGGCAGATAACCAGCAAATATCCGTTATCGATGCAGCCATTAATGATACCGGGCATATTGTAATGAATGTGGCCATCAGACGTACCGGCGAACAACAGGAAAACTATGTCAGCAGGGCAATCTACACCAGTCGGGAACATCAGCTGGAATCTTTACGGAAGTCGTTCTCACTGGCCAGTTATGATGTACTGAACTTCGATATATCCGCCAATACAGGGGATATCGGTAAGTTGCCTGAAGTGATGGAAAAACTCCAGATCAAAGGCAATAACTACGCTACGGTACAAGGTAAACGGATGTTTCTCCTGCCTAATATCCTTAATGCGACAGGGTTAAAGCTGGAAGAAGATTCTCTGCGTACATCCCCTGTACGGATCGACATGGCTTATTGTGATATTGATAGTATTAACATAAAAATTCCTGCCGGTTACCAGCTGGAAGGACTTCCCAAAGGTCAGCAACTGAAAACAAAGTTCGGCACCTTCGAAATGAACCTGACAGTAAAGGATAAGACGATCACGTATATACGTAAGCTGGAAATACTGGCAGGCACATTCCCTGCAGCTGATTACAATGCACTGGTGGCATTCAGAAATGCCATTTACAAATCAGATCGTTCCAGGATTGTTTTTGTGAAAGAACAATAATAGCTTGTTATAGAAACAAAAAGGCGTCTCTATCTACATAGAGACGCCTTTTTACATAATATGATAACGGGTGCCTGTTATTTCTCTCTGACACCAACAGAAATATGTCTGTCTTTTTTGCGTTCTTCATCAGGTGCATCGGCAGCTGCTTTCGCAAATTCTGAACCATAACCTTCTGCTCCCAGTAACTGGCTGGTCTGTGCGTTCAGTTTCTTTAATTCACCTACCACGGCATCAGCTCTTTCCTGAGATAATTTTTTATTTACAGCAGCATCACCGGTTTTATCAGTGTAGCCGCCAATCTTAATTTTTGTTTTCGGAAATGCCTTCAGAATAGCCGCAATGTTGCTTACCTGTGTCATGCTTTCCTGTGTCAGTTTAGCACTGCCTGTTTCGAAATTCAGGTTATCGAAATCATACCATACATCTTTTCCGGCAGGCTTGGTACTATCTTTCAGGAAAGTAACCAGCTGGTCTTCAATACCACCTTTGTAGGCATTTAAAACGGTGCCGTCAGGTAATGTAACCTGGATGCTTTCCCGTACAGACTCAGAAGTCACCGGAGGGGTAGAAGCACCCACAGAATCGGCCAGCTGCGCATTGGTTACACTGTCTGTAACAGGCTCTGCGTTTTTGGAACCGCCACAACCACGCATCAGGTACCAGAGTAATATGATGGCTACCAATATCAGGATCAATGACCAGATCCATTTGTTGCCGCCGCCGGCCTGCTTGACGGAATTGACCGTAGAACTGGCCGCATTGCCTACTGTATGGCCTACATTTCCTGCCATACCACTCAGTTTATGGCCAATCTCACCCAGACTACCCAAACCGAGTAATCCTGCCAGATTCAGCCCTGATGGCATCGCACCAAGTATTTTATCTTTTTGCGAACTGAGGAAAGATGAAAACCCGCTCGGGTTCAGGTTGTTCTGGATCGCATACTGACCTACCGTACCCAAGGTGGCAGGTGCTGCGGAGCTCAGCAAGGTATTGGCACTGCTCTCTTTAATGCCTGAAAAGGAAGATATCATGGATGTAATAGACCCAACCTTATCTCCAAAAATACTTTTCAGCATATCGGCTCCCTTCGACATCAAACCACCTCCTCCTGATTGCAGGGCGGATGACAATGCTGTCGGGGAAGCATCTGATGCAGCTCCCTTTACCATATTCAGCAATCCGGAAGCATCTCCGCTATTCTCTGTTTTATGAAGCAGACCCGTTAAAACAGTCGGTACAATACCGCCAAGGGCCTTTTGTACGTTCCCTTCACTCTCTCCTAATTGAGCGGAAATTTGACTAACGAGATTGCCGCTGAAAAGATTTTTTACACTTTCTAATAAGTCGAAAGACATAATTGTGAGGTTTAATAAATGATGAAAATAGTTCGGGGCGGAATTGGAATATCTATCTATCCGTAGGTAACAGAAAACACTAATTTGCTTGTTTATAACAGTAGATGCCCGCTTGTTGTTCACATTTTTTTAAGAATCGTTTGGCTTCCTGCCCGATTTTTTGTACCTTCGTCAAGCTTGACGCATTTCAAGACTGTTCAAAGTGCCTTCCGAGCACGCTCATTACGATAGAACAGTCGCTATTTATTGGTATTGATCACTTGTCGGGCCACTTCGCGCCCGGTTTCATTTCCGATTAACTGTTACATGCAGTTCCTGCATATAGGATTCCTATGTCGCAGAGGAAAAGATCAGCTTAAACACATTAGAACTATGACTGCTATGATTCAACAATCATGGATGGTTAGGAACTCCTATGCCATTAACGCTTATTTTTCCCGTTACAACCGCCTTAAATGGCTATACCTGTGTACCTGTTTTTTCCTCCTGCCCATGTTTGCCAACGCGCAGGATTCACTGAATAACAGTAAAAACAATGATAAACCTTCTTTACATATTGGAGGTGCATTAAGATTTAACTATAATAATTCTTCCTGGAAAAAAGAACAGGTAAAACGCGGGGGCGACTTCGGCTATGATATGTTTCGCGTCAACGCAGATGCTGCATGGAAACAGCTTTCCCTGCATGCCGAATACCGCTTCTATTCAAAGGATTTCGGCGGCGCCATGCTGAAAGAAGGCTACGTGAGCTACCATTTCAATGATTCCACACGCATTGATGTCGGCCTTACGCAGGTGCCCTTCGGAAATATTACCTACAACTCACATAGCTGGTTCTTTAACCTGCCTTATTATGTAGGTAAGGAAGATGATTATGATATGGGAATAAAATTCGAACGCGTATCTCCCAAATGGAAGTACGAACTGGCCTTCTTCAAAAATGCAGAAGAGCTCAACTTCGGAGATGATACGCCCACAGACCCTTCCAGGTACTCTTACGATGTTGCCGGAAGAAATAAAGAAGTAAATCAGGGTAATGCCCGCGCAGAATATTTTATTAATAAAGATAATAGTGTAGGCGTCTCCGTTATGGCCGGCGGACTATACAACATTCCCACCCGCGATATGGGAAGTCACTACGCAGCCGCATTACACGCTAACCTGAATTATCATAAATGGAACCTGAAATTGCAATCGATGTACTATCAGTACAATGTAGCTGATTCGGCGCAATACCACGATGCAGTAAGCATGGCAGCCTATGGCTCCGCTTACCAGGTGGCTTCCAAAGCCTTTATCCATACGGCTTCGCTGTCCTTTACCCAACCGGTAAAATGGGGGCCTGTCTCTTCCCTGACTTTCTATAACGATTATTCCTACATGGATAAACAAACAGCAGGGTTCGAAGATTCACAGATGAATGTACTGGGGTGTATGGTTACTGCAGGTCATATCTATACTTATATAGACTGGGCTGCCGGTAAAAATCACCCCTGGCTTGGCCCCGTATGGGACGATGCCCTCGCCGCCGGTACACCCGGCGAGTCATGGCATAGCCGCTTTAACATAAATATTGGTTACTACTTCTAAACACAATTAACGATGATGCCTAAACTCAAAATAGACAACCTTACCCTTATCTTCGGTCGTGAACGCGATACCGCACTCCACATGCTGAAGGAAGGTAAAAGTAAAGCTGAAATCCTCGCTGCTACCGGATGTACGATAGGAGTAAAGGAAGCCTCCTTCGAAATTCAGAAAGGGGAATTTTTTGTTATCATGGGACTTTCCGGCAGTGGTAAGTCTAGTCTGCTCAGATGCCTGAACCGCCTGATAGAACCCACTTCCGGCGATATCATCATCAATGATACCAATATCACGCAGCTCAACGATAAGCAACTCCAGGAAATACGCCGAAAAGAAATTGCCATGGTATTCCAGCAGTTTGGACTGCTGCCGCATCGTACCGTACTGGAAAATGTGGCCTTCGGTCTCGAGCTGCAAGGAACTCCACTGGAGGAAAGAAATGCAAAAGCGGCAGAGGTGATAGAAATGGTCGGATTGAAAGGCTATGAAAATCAGCACCCATCCGGACTTTCCGGTGGTATGCAACAGCGCGTCGGACTCGCACGCGCACTGGCAAATGATCCGGAAGTACTGCTCATGGATGAAGCCTTCTCCGCACTGGACCCCCTCATTCGTACCCAAATGCAGGACGAACTGCTGGACCTCCAGGAAAAAATGCATAAAACAATTGTCTTTATTACACATGATCTCGACGAAGCTATCCGCCTCGGCGATCGTATCGCCATCATGAAAGACGGAGAAATTATTCAGATAGGTACACCGGAGGAAATCCTTACCAGTCCTGCTACAGAATATGTTTCCTCCTTCGTGGAAAAGGTAGACAGAAAAGCCATTATCACGGCTTCTTCCCTCATGGATAGACAACCTGTATCCGCCGTATTCCGCAAGGATGGCCCGGAAGGAAGCCTGCGTAAAATGAGAAGTACAGGCCTCAATATCTTGCCCGCTGTTACCATTGATAAACATTTCCTCGGATTCGTTTACCTCAACGAAGTCCTGGAAGTAAAACGCCGCGGCGATAAAACCATTGAAGCGGTCATTCACCGCGAAGTTCCCGTCGCCTACCCGGACACCACTGTGGAACAAATGCTACCATTTATTGCGGAAACGGATAAACCGGTTGCGGTCGTTCATCCACAGTCAAACAAATTATTAGGGCTCATTTCCCAGACTGCCCTCATTATTGAAACCATGGGTACACAGACATTATAACCCTTATGACTAAACGTAGATTATGATTAAAATAGGAAAATATATAGAAGATTTTATTAACTGGCTTACCCAGCATTTTCACCCTTTTTTCAAGATGATAAAAGAGGTGGTGGAAGTGATGGTAAATTCAGTCCAGTGGCTGCTGAACGGCTTGCCGTTCTACGTGGTGATCGGGCTGATAACCTTGCTGGCATGGCGCCGCGCCGGATGGGGCGCCGGCGTGTTTTCCCTGCTGGGCCTCGGCCTGGTATATGGCATGGGCTACTGGCCCCAAACCATGGAAACAATGGCGCTTATCCTGGTATCTGCAGTAATCGCCTTATTAATTGGCATACCATTTGGCATATGGGCGGCCAGAAATAAAGTCGCAGGTAGCATTATGCGCCCTATACTCGACTTTATGCAAACTATGCCGGCATTCGTATACCTGATCCCAGCCGTATTATTCTTCGGTCTTGGAAAAGTTCCGGGTGTATTCGCCACTATCATCTTTGCAATGCCCCCCGCTGTCCGATTAACAACCCTCGGTATTCAACAGGTACCGGCAGATATCGTGGAAGCTACCCGGTCTTTCGGGGCTACACCACGGCAACTGCTGTTTAAGGTAGAATTGCCCCTGGCTATGCCTACCATACTTGCTGGTGTAAACCAGACGATCATGATGGCATTATCCATGGTGGTAATTTCTGCTATGATCGCCGCAGGCGGACTGGGAGAAATTGTATTGAAGGGGATCACCCAACTGAAAATTGGTGTCGGGTTCGAAGGTGGTATCGCTGTAGTAATCCTGGCCATCATCCTGGATCGTATTACCCAGTCTTTCGGTAAAAGGAAGGTTAAAACAAAAGTGTAAAAAAAGTATTAGAACAGAATAGAAACATGTGTATGAGAAAAGTTATCCTGGCTGTATTGGCCATCGCACTAATAGGTATCTCTGCCTGTCAGTCCAATCAGTCTGACGAAAAGAAAATCACCATCGCCTATGTCAACTGGGCAGAAGGGGTGGCCATGACCAACCTCGCTAAAAATCTGCTGGAGAAAAAAGGATATACGGTTGTATTGAAGAATGCAGATGTTGCGCCTGTTTTCGCCGCTGTTGCAGGTGGTGATGCAGATATATTCATGGATGCATGGATGCCCGTTACCCATAAAACCTATATGCAGAATTTCGGCGAAAAAATCACCGTACTCAATACCAACTTCGATGGAGCACGTATTGGCCTGGTAGTGCCGGATTACGTGGATGCCAGAACGATTGAAGACCTGAACAATGCAAAAGCAAAATTCGGTGGTAAAATTGTTGGTATTGATGCAGGTGCCGGTATCATGGACAAGGCCGAAGAAGCTGTACATGCCTATTCGCTCGATTACCAGCTGCAATCTTCCAGTGAAGCCGCCATGCTGGCAACGCTGAAGAAAAGCATCAGCGAAAAGCAACCGGTGGTGATCACCGGATGGGAACCGCATTTTATGTTCTCTGAATTTAAACTCCGCTTCCTGGAAGATCCTAAAAAGGTCTTCGGCGAAACAGAGAAAATTCAGACCATTGCCAATAATGAATTTACGATAAGGGATACCACTGCGGTTAACTTCTTCCGTAAATTCAAACTCAACAGTGAGCAATTAGGTTCACTGATGGGCGCCATCAACGACGCGGATGGTAATGAAACTGCCGGCGTTAAAGCCTGGGTAGAGAAAAACCAGGAACTCGTGAAATCCTGGGAATAACCACTGGATTATATTCCACGATAGCTATACATAAAAAGCGCTCTCTGTTTTCAGAGAGCGCTTTTTGTTTAAACCAATTATTATTTTTATGCCACTGCCACCTGCTGTAATCCTTTCTCCACGGCTGTTTCTTTTAAATCCGGCATACCGGCACCTTCTATACGGTAAGTGGTAATGTCTGTCAATCCGATAAACGACAGAATAAACCGCAGATAAGGTTCCGTGAAGTCCAGTGCTTTCAGCGGCCCTTCTGTAAATACACCATTAGATGCAATGGCCAGGTATACCTTTTTGTTGCTGCTCAGCAATCCTTCCGGCTTGCCATTGCCATAGCTGAAGGTTTTTCCTGCCCTGACCACATGGTCTATCCAGGCTTTCAATGCGGATGGTATGCTGAAGTTGTACATGGCAACGCTGATGATGATAACGTCAGCATCTTCCAGCTGTGCAACGGCTTCTTCTGAGTCCTGAATAGCTTCTTCCTGCAATGCTGTTCTGTCTGTCGGCAGCGTAAAATAGGCGCCCTGTAAAACGCTGTCCAGGTGGGCATAGTCTTTCTTAACGGTATCGTTATGGATTACTTTGCTCTCCGGATATTTTTCGAGTAAATTGCTGATGACCCTGTTCGCCAGTAAAATGCTGTTAGAGGCCTCCCCACGCGGGCTTGAGCTGATATGCAATATGTTCTTCATGATTGTATTTTTATTTTGATAGCACAAAACTACGTACCTTAGCTTACTAAAGGTTACTAGTAATCTAAAGGTTAGTAGTAACCTTTTGGTTAGTTAATGTTGAATTATGGCAGACGAAAAAATATTAAAGGAATACGAAGCCCCTATGAGCAGTGCCTGCGCAGGCGCACTGGGAGCCGTTGGAGATGCACTCTATGCCATAGGTGGCAAATGGAAACTGCGCATTATTATAGCCCTCAGCGAAGGTCCCCTTCGCTTCAATGAACTGCAGCGCTCCCTGAATGGCATCTCTGCAAGGGTGCTTTCCAATGAACTGAAAGAATTGGAACTCAATGGCTTTATTAAAAGAAAGGTGAATGCCAAAGCAACCCCTGTTATTGTAGAATATGAAAAAACCGAATATGCAGGCAGCCTGAAAGCAGTAGTAATGGCACTGCATGAGTGGGGCGCGCAACACCGTACCCGTATACGCCGGCAAATGAAAAAAGATCTGGAAGCTGCATCATAGAAAAAGCATCCTGTTGCCAGGATGCTTTTACACAATATTGGGTGATATATCAGGCTACAAAGTAACCGCTTTTTGTCCGCGGAATACTTTCAGTACAAATTTGCCGCTTACCTTATCCAGCGCTTCTTCCAGTGTTGTTATATTTTTTATGGGTAGATGATTGAGTTCCAGTATTACATCATTCTCCTGTAAACCCATGGCAGGGGAGGGCGCCTTTATCACCAGCACACCATTGTTGTCGGCCATGCCAGTGGCAGAACGTTCTCCCAGGGTTACTATATTTTTAAATACGCCGCTTTTCCATTGAAAAGTTTTCCCTTTGTCTTTTTCCTTTTCAGCAATCAGTGCCGGAAATACAGGCCTGGCAGCTATCCGCTTCAACCTTGGTGCTATAACACCAAAAGAATACATGTCAATATTCCTGAATCCCGTAGTAAATACAGCCGCATTGGTAACGGTATAATCTCCTGTTGCAGGCGCTTTAAACCCTGGATCACCATAGCTGCTATGGGCGTCTGTTCCGGCTGCCCTGGCACTGGCTAAAGCAATGCTGTCAGGGAAAAAATTATGATCGATCTGCCTGCCCCAGTACTTAATGCCAATAGGTTTGTAACCAGTCATGACGATGTTTTCCCGGAATTCGTCACCGCTGTTTTTAAACCATACATGCGGATGAAAAGAGTTGTTGATGATAATATTATTATATACTTTTCTCCCGAAACCCTCTCTGAGCTTTAGTCCTCCGTGCAGACAAACATTATTGTAAATCTCATAGTTGGAAGAACCATCGTCCAGGTCTATATCCCAGCCATGGTCGCAACGAAAGCGGTTATTACGAATGATATTTGTATACATGGCATCCTGCTTTACCAGCCACGGATGAACAGCGGCTATACTATCCATTTCTTTGCGGTCCGGATACCACCATCTGTCGCGGCCCCAGGAGTTAAAACTGCCATGGTCGCCAGTTTCCAGCACGGTATTAAATACGTCGTTGTATTCAATGATATGCCCGCCCCAGGTACCTTCACTAACGTTGATGCCTGCACGTGGGAGATTATAAATACTGTTATGAGCAACGGTGATATGTGCGCTCATAGACAGCTGCACACCGGCAATTTGCTTTTCTATCTGTCCGATATCATGTATGAGGTTATCATTAACCAGGCAGGAATCAGGAAAATGGTTGGTTTTTGGTCCTGCAACGGTGTCTATGGTGCTGAAGGACTGTGATTGATTGTACTCAAACAACGGGGCCCTTACTGCATCGGCATTGCCGGCAAAACAAATGCCACTGGCGCCATTGTTATAAATATGATTGCCTGCTATGGTATCCAGTTTATTATAATTACTCAGGAAGATGGTATTGCCACCATTGTTATCGAAATCACAATCGCGAATCACACAGTTACGTGTACCATCCAGCAGTACCACACCACCACGATATATTGCCCAGTCGCTACGGAGCAATGGCTCCTTCGTGTCCATGAAACTACTCCTGCATTGCGTAAAACGTATATCCCTGATGGTTACATGGCTTAAAGGCGCTTCCGCACTGCCTTTGAGAATGATTAGTCCCTGGTGCTTCGATACAACCAGACTTGCTTTTGCGGGATTCACTTCTGGTGCGGGTTTGTAATATAGCTGCTGTTGGTGCTTGTCATAATACCATTCCCTGGCAGTATCCAGCTCTTCGAAGATGTTCTCCACAAACCTGATACTGCTATGCATACCCATCTGCCGGTTGTTCTGGTAGCCGCCAGCCAGTTGAAGGGTGGTATCTTCGTTAACACCCTGGATCAGGTAATGATAGCCGCCCCATTCTGCTTTATGCAATGCATGGATATATCCGCCTGCGGGGTCTTTCCAGGAGGCAATCCTGGCTTTGCTCACCGCATCGGCAGCATAGCCATGATAATGGGTGGCGCTGCTGTCGTAGTTCGGATAACGTGCCCTTACCTGCGCTTCATTATTAACGTATAGCTGGTCAAATTCGAATGGAATCGCGACTTTAGCCACATAAATACCATTTTTCCAGGGCAGGAAAGTGGCTTTTATCATTGCCCCGCCGCTGATGACAGTGGCGTTTGCCCCGGCTCCCTGTATCGTTACGGCCTTCAGGCCACGAACATCTTCCGGCGTTATCTCCAGTGGCTTTTCAGCATAATAGGTGCCGGCAGGAATCATCACCTGTAAGCTGCTCCCCGGATATTTATCCCGATAGGTATGGATGTCTGCAAGCAGTTTTGCCGGTGTGGAAATAATACGCTTTTCCTGGGCCTTAACGGCCATGTTCACTGTTACTAACGTTAACGCACAAACGAGATGCTGTACGTACTTTCTAATGGTCAATGGCATGCCCACAAATTAATATAGGTAATGCTTAAAATATGATGTAATATTAGCAGGTTCTGCATCAATTTTCTGCTAAAAATTCAGGTCGGTACGCAAAAAAGTGCCAAAATTTCCGGTCTCAAAACATTGGTTCAGGCTTTGTTGTTAAAAAAGCACGTTTGTAGACACAAAAAAGGAGAAAACAAAAACTTATGAATCTTAATAATTTCACAATTAAATCGCAGGAAATACTGCAACAGGCGCAGCAACTGGCATTCAACAACCAGAACCAGGCCATCGAAACAGGGCATATACTTAAGGCGCTGCTAGATGACCAGGACAGCCCGATTGAATACCTGTT
This window of the Chitinophaga sp. Cy-1792 genome carries:
- a CDS encoding proline/glycine betaine ABC transporter permease; translated protein: MIKIGKYIEDFINWLTQHFHPFFKMIKEVVEVMVNSVQWLLNGLPFYVVIGLITLLAWRRAGWGAGVFSLLGLGLVYGMGYWPQTMETMALILVSAVIALLIGIPFGIWAARNKVAGSIMRPILDFMQTMPAFVYLIPAVLFFGLGKVPGVFATIIFAMPPAVRLTTLGIQQVPADIVEATRSFGATPRQLLFKVELPLAMPTILAGVNQTIMMALSMVVISAMIAAGGLGEIVLKGITQLKIGVGFEGGIAVVILAIILDRITQSFGKRKVKTKV
- a CDS encoding DUF3857 domain-containing protein, which gives rise to MRYNSVVAALPIMLACLCTKTAFSQDGAKMKYGKVSKEEFNVSFPKDTGAHAIIISEIGSSGFESDGSMDFNLVYKIHRRIKIVDKMGAGRGQVSIMLYHNDKSEETVSKIKASAYNLENGQIVETKLESKDIYTEKIDDRHTEKKFAIPAIKDGTIIEYSFVKTSPYYTNLEPWTFQHAIPTLWSEYQVSIPDIFEYVQISQGYEPYAEKTKSTSRTTYTFRSNKNSTGATETGTMDANINSWRWAAKDLMPIRDEKFITTTDNYVNKIEFQLSGFYNGTYKKDYRNTWPKLMEALNKDENFGVAMGKNNNFMDNITDDIIKGATTDEEKANKIFNWIRSNIKCTDKRRLYTSQKLKTTLTEKSGDVSDVNLLLVGLLRRAKLDAYPVILSTRENGYVYPFYPMLTNFNYIIAVVDIDGQKVKLDATHPKLGFGKLLPDCYNGDARIVDDIGTAFSISADSLHEIAITTVSFSKFENGAFSGEFQQQPTYLGSYGIRTQVEKTKKEGYFEKIRKAYNGEVEISDTELDNLEDLDNPVLVKYNFKIKSDEGAGDDVIYLNPMLGEGTKHNLFTAAERKYPVEMPAVFDEIYSMNLQIPSGYAVDEMPKPSIVSFNENEGQFQYLIQQVDDHIQLRCRIRFTKATFTPEDYEPLRGFFDMIVKKQAEQIVLKKKKA
- a CDS encoding DUF3857 domain-containing protein, translating into MKKTLLFLLIGCVAKTALAGDPVYPITTINADLKKNAHSVVRLSETTYRFISPKEIRKTIHLVVTILDAEGEGAASMALAYDKLNELRSMSGVRYNLLGLQDQRMRQSDIKDYAGTGDESLITDNRYKYYSFGKSSVFPYTVEWEFEYKYNTAFYTMSWFPQGSPSQAVEKAVVNIVTSPGMELKYQPQQLNQAPVTADVKEGKSYTWTLTNMPAFRKEAYALPLQERISGLYLGAKEYDYGSFHGNRDSWKDLGNFVYALNAGRDELPANVKAKVHEIADPLPNKEEKVKALYKYLQKNFRYISIQLGIGGFQTIDAATTAKTGYGDCKSLSNMMHAMLKEVGIPSHLVLADLDENPDRLPVEFPGNYFNHMIACVPNGKDTIFLECTSPLTSPGYMGSSTGNRPVLLLDSANSKLVNTPALSTADNQQISVIDAAINDTGHIVMNVAIRRTGEQQENYVSRAIYTSREHQLESLRKSFSLASYDVLNFDISANTGDIGKLPEVMEKLQIKGNNYATVQGKRMFLLPNILNATGLKLEEDSLRTSPVRIDMAYCDIDSINIKIPAGYQLEGLPKGQQLKTKFGTFEMNLTVKDKTITYIRKLEILAGTFPAADYNALVAFRNAIYKSDRSRIVFVKEQ
- a CDS encoding glycine betaine/L-proline ABC transporter ATP-binding protein, yielding MMPKLKIDNLTLIFGRERDTALHMLKEGKSKAEILAATGCTIGVKEASFEIQKGEFFVIMGLSGSGKSSLLRCLNRLIEPTSGDIIINDTNITQLNDKQLQEIRRKEIAMVFQQFGLLPHRTVLENVAFGLELQGTPLEERNAKAAEVIEMVGLKGYENQHPSGLSGGMQQRVGLARALANDPEVLLMDEAFSALDPLIRTQMQDELLDLQEKMHKTIVFITHDLDEAIRLGDRIAIMKDGEIIQIGTPEEILTSPATEYVSSFVEKVDRKAIITASSLMDRQPVSAVFRKDGPEGSLRKMRSTGLNILPAVTIDKHFLGFVYLNEVLEVKRRGDKTIEAVIHREVPVAYPDTTVEQMLPFIAETDKPVAVVHPQSNKLLGLISQTALIIETMGTQTL
- a CDS encoding OmpA family protein; protein product: MSFDLLESVKNLFSGNLVSQISAQLGESEGNVQKALGGIVPTVLTGLLHKTENSGDASGLLNMVKGAASDASPTALSSALQSGGGGLMSKGADMLKSIFGDKVGSITSMISSFSGIKESSANTLLSSAAPATLGTVGQYAIQNNLNPSGFSSFLSSQKDKILGAMPSGLNLAGLLGLGSLGEIGHKLSGMAGNVGHTVGNAASSTVNSVKQAGGGNKWIWSLILILVAIILLWYLMRGCGGSKNAEPVTDSVTNAQLADSVGASTPPVTSESVRESIQVTLPDGTVLNAYKGGIEDQLVTFLKDSTKPAGKDVWYDFDNLNFETGSAKLTQESMTQVSNIAAILKAFPKTKIKIGGYTDKTGDAAVNKKLSQERADAVVGELKKLNAQTSQLLGAEGYGSEFAKAAADAPDEERKKDRHISVGVREK